Part of the Balaenoptera acutorostrata chromosome 17, mBalAcu1.1, whole genome shotgun sequence genome, GATGACGGACAGGCCTCGCAGGCCCAAGTTGTTGAAGCGCAGGTCCACGCGGCGCAGGCAGCCCGCATCCAGAAGCTGCAGCAGGGCCACGGTATTGCGCATGGGCAGGTCCTCAGCCCGCAGGTCCCGGCAGCAGAGCCGCAGTGGACTGTCCGCGCTGCTACGGAGTGCCTCCCGCAAGAATGCATAAGAGGCCCGGTTCACCCGCAGGTCCACACGCACCTCCACAGGAACGGGGGCCAGGCCGGGCTCTGCAGTCCCGCCCTGCTGCTGTGCGATGCACGTGCGGGCCACCGCTGCTGTGCAGTCCCACATGCTCATGGTGCCCGGGTCCTGCTCCACGCCGTCATCCAGAAGGCCCGTCATGTCCAGCACCCGCAGCGTGTGCTTCCTGGGAGCACGGGTGGGCTGAGGCAGGAGACAAGGGGACACAGCCCACACCCACTCCCAGCCACCTTAGGACAGGAGCAACATGCCTGTTCCTGCACTGTGCTCTTGCACCAGCCTGGACCCTCTTGGGGGACCCTCTCTGCACCCCCCAGGCCCGAGGGCCCCTCCAGTGAGCCCATACCTGCCGAGGGGCTGTGTGCCAGCCTCAGTCTCCGGGGTGTGGAGCCGGGCAGTCAGCCCCAGGATCACGGCTTGCATGCTCTCTGTGCTAGGCCGCTCCTGCAGCAGGGCCCGGCTGCAGTGGGCACACTCCTGCAGCAGCTGCTGGAAGCTAAGCAGTGGAAAGGGCCACGTGTGCACCAGCTCACGCAGCACAACGGTCTTCTTGTCCATGAAGGCCACTTTGAAGAGCAAGGGGAAGAGCTCTCGTGGCagcaggggcagggcctggcaggcAGCTGACTGGCACTGGAGCACCTGCCGTGTGCTCAGGAACACAAGGGTGTGCATGGTGCTGGGCCGGGCAGGAGGCCACCTGCAGGGAAGGGCCCTTCAGTGGGGAGGACAGGCCCcaggcccccaccccctccacgcACTGGTAGTGGGAAAGCTCAGCATGGTGCTCGGCACAGAGTGGAGAACCATGGCACCAAAGAGCAAGCGCTAGGTGCTTTGCCTTAGGCTAAGGGTAGTGAACAGGAGAACGAGGCCACCCCCAGTCCCCGCCCTCCAGAAGCACAGAGGCCTCCCTAGGGAGACAAAGCCATCGAGCAGCACATAAACAGCATGGCACCAGAGATGACCAGCTCGCCTGGCTGTGCTTTTGATGGCTGTTACCCTGCGGGGCCCACCATCTGTATTCCAGGCCTCCCAAATCACAAAGCCACTTATCAGAGATCTGTTCTTCTCCCCTTCCTTAAAAGTAAGCAAAAACAAAGCCCCCCTATCCCCCAAGCACTAGAGAGATGGGATACTACCAGGAGGCTGGAAGCTGCATCACAGGaccctctcccagcctcctcaGAAGCCTTGGGAGGCCGCCCTTGGATTCTGTGCAGCACAGCAAAGAAGAGTTGGAAGTACAGATGCAGTTTAATAAACAGCAAGGCAAGTAGAAAGGAGCAGAACCCAAACAACTCTGAGTCCAAAGGGCCTGAGTAACCCAAGCTCTCAACACGAGCCCCAGTTCTAACTACTGTTTTCCAGGAGCATTATCAGGCACGCAGATCCCTGGAGATTTACAGAAAGAATGCCTCACCCATCGAGATCCTCGCTACCTGTGTAAACATCTCTCTCTTCCCTGGAGAACCACGTTAAAAGAGACCAAGTCTCAAACCCATGGGATTCAGAGGCCCCACACTAGGGGCCTTTGCGCAGGTGGGTAGAGGCAGCTGCCAAAGGGACGTCCAAGCTGGCAAGGAGCACAAAGGAGGTGCCTGAGAGCACAGGGTACCTGGGTGTCAGCTCTGCTGCTGACTGTGCGCCCGCCAGGCACCTCATCCTCAAAACTGCCTCTGGGTCATCTCCCTGAAAACAAGTTAGACAACTAAGACCTAGGCCTTGCCCAATAGAGGTCACAGCCTGGGTGATGAGCTCGGGAATGGTGGCAGCCTGgccccagagcccctgctctTGCGGACCTCACACACAAGTCCTTAGGGCACCGGTTCCTGAGAAGCCCGGGACGTCAACCCTCGGCCTCGCTCTGCCTGTGGACAAATCTCGCGAGGACGATTCATACCTCGCTGTGACAGGACAGACCAACCAAGCACCTGTCACGAGAGGAAACGAAAGCAGCCAGTGTGGTCACCGCGGGAGGAGCCTCTGTGTGGTGGCCGCCGCCCCCCACCGGCCCGCGGCTCCGCCGTTTCCCTGAAGACGCCCCCGCCCGGCTCCTCCAAGCCTCGAGCCGCGGGAGGCTCTAAATCCGACGCCCTCCGCCTTCCGGGCGGGGTCTGCCCCTCGAAGCCTGTGCGTCGCCTCCTGGGACCCGAGGCCGCTCAGCCCGGCACCGTGCTCCGGGTCCTCCCCTCCCCGCAGCCGCACCCCCTGGGCTCCCGCCCCCGCCTCCCGGGCGGCGCCGTCCCGAGCGCCCGCACCGGCCTCGTGCGGCCAGGCAGAAACGGGGACACACGCAGGCACGCTCTATCCCCGGCCGGCAGCCTGCGCTCACCGGGCCCGCAGatgccgccgccaccgccgccggccCCGCCTCGCCGCACGTCGCGCCCCGCCCAGCGCCGCCGCGCGCCGCGATGACGTTGACGCCCCCCATTGGCTGCCACCCCATGGCCCCGCGGATTGGCTGCCCCGGCCCGGCGGCCTCCGCGTCGCCCCGCCTCCAACCCCGCCGAGCGCCCCCAGTGGCTGGCGGCCGGCGTCGCCCTCCTGGCGGGAGATTCCTTGGGCGCCGGGCGCAGAGCGAGGCGACCATGGAGCGGCTGCGTGATGTGTGGGAGCGGCTGCAGGCGTGGGAGCGCGCGTTTCGGCGGCGGAGCGGGCGGTTGCCGGGCCAGGTGCGGGCTGCCCGTGGGCGGGGAGCTGAGGGAGCGGCATCCGGCTGACGCGCTCCCTTTACAGGAGGACGTGGAAGCGGCGCCCGAGGAGACCCGCGGTGAGCGAGCGGGCGCGGGGCGGAGGGAGCGGCCGGGGACGCGGGCAGGGGGCGGGCGGCCTCCACCCCCACGCCCAGCCGAGCCCTGCCTCCTGAACACCGATCCCCCTCCGGCCCCGCCCTCAGCGCTCTATCGGGAGTACCGCACCCTGAAGGAGGCACTGGGTCAGGCCGGCGGTCTCGGGCCTCACGGCTCGGAGCAGTCGGTTCCCGCGGCGGCGGCCGAGGAGGTACCCGGGCTCGACATCCCAGCCTGTCGGTCAACTTTCTGTATGCTGGATCCAGGAGGAGTCGTGACCCAGGCTCTGTGGGGCGAAGAACTCAGGGGGCGGGCTGACAGGGTGGAGGAAGGACAGCCCCCGCCCCCAGGTCTCCGGGGCTGGAGACACCTCTGTCCCCCCGCTACGCCAGCCTTTCCGCGGCCTAGATCTCTACCGTCTCTTCCTGCAGATGCTGGAGCCCAGCTGCTGGGGGCCCCACCTGAATCGGGCTGCGACCCAGAGCCCCCATCCTCCATCCAGGCTCAGCTCTCAGGGATCTGTGCAGGACTACGGGAAGAGGCTTAAAGCCAATCTAAAGGGCAGTCTGCAGGTGAGGGTCGGACAGGCAGTGCGTCCAGCCGGTGTCTAGAGCTACTCTTGGCCCAGGAGCAGGGTCAGCAGACACCCAACTctgttaaatcttttttttttttttaaatattttatttatttatttatttacttatggctgtgttgggtattcgtttctgtgcgagggctttctccagttgcgtcaagtgggggccattgttcatcgcggtgcgcgggcctctcactgtcacggcctctcttgctgcggagcacaggctccagacgcgcaggctcagcaattgtggctcacgggcccagctgctccgcggcatgtgggatcttcccagaccagggctcgaacccgtgtcccctgcattggcaggcagattctcaaccactgcgccaccagggaagccctgttaagtCTTTCACACGTAttcacgcgcacacacacaactCCAGCATTTCCCAGGGCGCAGCTCTCCAGAAAAGCTCAGGGTCAGCTTCTACTTTCGACTTCTTTTATGTCCCAGCCTTAAGTTTCTCACGTCGCCCAGCTGTTACAGGTGGGGCCTCCAGCAGGTTTCAGAGTTTGCAGCACCCCCAAGGGCCTGAGTTCCTGCTTGCTTATCTCTCCCTCCCAGGCCGGGCCAGCCCTGGGCCAAATACCCCGGCTTACACGAAGATCCTCCTCCAAGATGCCTTCCCCAGGGCCACCAGGCACAGGAGCTGCCACCATCTCTCCAGAAGAAGTCAGTGAGGTGCCCCCCCAgcctcccaggccccagctgaGGCCAGGCCGGCCCCAGCAGCTGAGGGCATCCCTGAGCCTGCGGCTGGGCTCCCTAGACCCAGGCTGGCTGCAGCGGTGTCACAACGGGACCCCAGATTTTCTGGGGGTTCCCAGGGCCTGCCAGCCTTGCCTGGGTACAGAGGAGTCCCAGCTTCTTACTCCAGGTGTTGCATCTGTCCTCGGTCCCAGCGCTGGCCCTGAGGTGCCTTTACAGGGCCCAGAGGCTCCAACCCTACCAGCAGCTGGTATCAGTGCAGGGAACTCCCAGCCTGGTACCCGTCAAGGCAAGAAGCGGAGATGGAGTGGGGAGCTGGAGGGAAGCCCTGCACAGACCCAGAAGGACAGTGGCCAAGCAGGACCGCTGCCTGCGGGAGCTGGGGCTGCAGCACCTGCAGAAGACTGTCCAGAGCAGCCTGTGCAGGCACAGCCCCCCAgcaagcccccagcccccaggtaTCACTGCCCTAGCCTCCCAGCAGCGCTGCCCTCAGTCGCGCCATGGTGGGGAGGGCTGTGGGTGCAGTTGACCTGTGCGTCTCTTCTAGACTTGCTGTCCGCGACAGGGGGAACTATGTGCGGCTCAACATGAAGCAGAAACACTACGCGCGGGGCCCGGCCTCAAGGGGCAGGCTCCTCCGCAAGCAGGTGGGAAGCTGGCGCCAGATGCTCCCGCTCACCTGCCTTGCTTCTTGCTCTGTGAGTCTCATTTGTGTCCCCACTAGGTATGGAAGCAGAAGtggcagaaaaaaagagagtgttTTGGGGGTGGTCAGCCCAGAGCCACAGCCCAGGATTCCTGCTCCCCGTGTGGGCAGCTCAGTCACTGGGCATCCCAGTGCCCTCAGCCAGGTGAGGCCTCTGCCTTGGGGGGTGGCTTGGGCCAGCGCTGCTTGTAGGGGTTGTTGTGCTCTTTGGGGAGGCGGCTCTGGCTCAAGCAAAAGGCTCTCCTAACTCCTGCCCCTGGTCCAGAACTTACCTTGGCCCCTCAGAAGGAGGGTGGCAAGGATGAGGGTGGCACACAGACCCGGGCCACGTTCAAGGAAGTATCCCAGAGAATGGGCACTGCCTGCCGCCAACTCTCTGGTGAGCAAAGAGGTGGAGGAGAGGTTGTAGCAAGTGGCTTTCTTGCCAGAGTGACCCCAGACCAGTCCGGAGCTCCTGTCCTACCCTATCTTATCTGCTCTCGGCAGGTGAAGAACACACAGAGCCTGCAGGGCCTGAGCTGCTGGTGCCCACAGGGCAGTCTGTGCCCAAGGCTCCTTGTCCGCCTCCTGTGCCACCACTCTATCCGCCAGGGCCTTTGGGGCAGGTGGTAGGTGAGTAGATGCCTACCAGCTCCAGAGCCttgactggggggtgggggcgacTCGGGGCCAGGCTGACTGATACCTGTGTCCACAGACACGCCAGCTGAGGTGTTTCAGGCCCTGGAGCAGCTGGGGCACCAAGCCTTCTACCCTTTGCAGGAGCGTGTGGTCATGCGGATCCTGTCTGGTGAGTGTGGCCGGCAGGGGGCGTGGTGGGACTGAGGCTGGGCCGCAGAGCTGTGCTCTTGACCCTCTGTAACACCCAGGCATGTCCACGCTGCTGGTGCTGCCCACAGGGGCTGGTAAGTCCCTGTGCTACCAGCTCCCTGCACTGCTCTACTTCCGGCGAAGCCCCTGCCTCACACTGGTCGTCTCTCCTCTCATGTCGCTCATGGACAACCAGGTTGGTGGACAGGGTCTTTGGGTAGGTGCAGAAGGCAAGAACTGATACCCATGGCTCTGTTGACCCACTTCGGCTGCTGCTtcttgccccacccccacccccgagtGGCAAGTCGCCAGGCCATTCTCAGCTCTGTCCATAAGCTGGCAGTGGCCCAAAGGCAGCAGGGACACAGCTGGCTAGACCTGGGCCCGCCCGCAAGAGGAGCAGCTCGGGGGAGGGGCATCCCCACTGGGACCTGTCTCCAGTGCTCCTGAGTCAAAGCCCACACGTGGCTCTGAACCCTTAGTCATAGGACCCAGGGTCTGCGTTTTTCTCCCAGAGAtcctgcaggggacacagcagTAGTTGTCAGGCCAAACCATTCTAAGAGGCACGTGGGGAAGAGCCAGGGCTGGTGGCCTGTGACAGGCTGTGCTCCTGTACCTGCAGGTTTCCGGCTTGCCCCCAGGCCTGAAGGCGGTCTGCATCCACTCGGGGATGACCAAGAAGCAGCGGGACTCTGCCCTGCAGAAGGTAAGGCGTCCTCGCAGGGCAAGACTGGCAGAGGCAGCAGGCAGACCCCTTGGCGGTGCTCCTGACCTTGCCATCATCCTCAGGTTCGGTCAGCCCAGGTGCAAGTGCTGATGCTGTCGCCAGAGGCGCTGGTTGGGGCGGGGGGCGCTGCCCTCCTCACTCAGCTGCCACTGGTTGCCTTTGCCTGCATCGATGAGGCCCACTGCCTCTCCCAGTGGTCCCACAACTTCCGGCCCTGCTACCTGCGTGTCTGCCAGGTAAGtcttggggcgggggcggggggggtggggtgctACGTGAGCAGACCAAGGAAGGTTGGGCATCTCACCACTCCTCTCCACACAGGTGTTGCGGGAATGCATGGGTATTGGCTGCTTCCTGGGTCTCACAGCCACGGCCACGCGCAGCACTGCCCTTGACATGGCCCGGCACCTGGGCGTGGCTGAAGAGTCTATCCTCAGGGGGCCGGGCACCATCCCTGCCAATCTGCACCTCTCTGTGTCTTCGGACAGGGACCCAGACCAGGTAAGCACGCACACGTGGGCCAAGCAGAGGCCCTGCCTTCCGACTGCTCGTGCTGACCCTTGTCCTCTCCAGGCTCTGGTGACGCTGCTGCAGAGTGATCGTTTCCGTGCCCTGGACTCTGTCATCGTCTACTGTAACAGACGAGAGGACACGGAGCGTGTCTCTGCCCTGCTGCGCACCTGCCTGCGTGAGGCCCGGGCCCCAGGATCCCGAGGTGAGGTGGAGGCAGGCCTGCACCCCACAGATGGGCCCCGGGCACATGCCCCACCTGACCATCGTGGGTCTTCCCTGCAGGCCGAGCCCCGGAGGCTGTGGCTGAAGCCTACCATGCCGGCATGGGCGGCCGGGAGCGGCGGCGGGTGCAACGGGCCTTCATGGAGGGCCGGCTGCGGGTGGTGGTGGCCACGGTGGCCTTCGGGATGGGGCTGGACCGGCCAGACGTGCGGGCCGTGCTGCACCTGGGGTTGCCCCCAAGCTTTGAGAGCTACGTGCAGGCTGTGGGCCGGGCTGGGCGTGATGGGCAGCCTGCACACTGCCACGTCTTCCTCCGGCCCCAGGTGGGTACCCGTCCCACCACcgctcccccagccccgccccctgctGCGGCCTCGCGTTCATGCTGCCCTGCTGCAGGGTGAGGATCTGTGGGAGCTGCGCAGACACGTTCACGCCAACGTCATCGACTTCCTCGCCGTGAAGAGGCTGGTGCAGCGCGTGTTCCCGCCCTGTGCTTGCACCTGGCAGCCCCCAGAGCAGCAGGGAGACGAGAGCGGGGAAAGGCACTCGGGCAGGGTCCTTGTGGCTACATCTCCCCAGGATGCTGACCATCCCGGCCTTGAGCACACAACCCGGTGCCCGGGCCACAAGCGGGCGCTCCCGGTGCAGCCAACCGTGCAAGCCCTGGATATGCCCGAGGAGGGTGAGGAGCAGGGAGCgtgagaggtgggggtggggggacagccCAGCATCCCCGCATCTTCTGAGCCCTGCTCTGCCCCCAGCCATCGAGACTCTGCTGTGCTACCTTGAGCTGCACCCACAGCGGTGGCTGAAGCTGCTGGCGCCCACCTATGCCTGCTGCCACCTGCGCTGCCCCGGGGGCCCCACCCAGCTCCAGGCCCTGGCCCGCAGGTGAGCGTACATCCCACCCCTGGCTCAGGACAGGGACAGAGAACCAGGGCTGCCAGTCACATGTCCCTTCCCCTGGTACAGGTGTCCCCCCCTGGCTGTGTGTTTGGCCCGGCAGTGCCCCAAGAAGACAGGTGGGGGAAGCAGTTCTGTGGAGCTGGACGTGGTCGAGCTGGCAGACTCTATGGGCTGGGAGCTGGCCCCCACGCGGCGGGCTCTCCACCAGCTGCGGTGGGATCCAGAGCCTGGGACAGGTGCgcccgcccccagccctgcttGCCGCCTGTTTGCCGCCTTTCTGCCAGTTTCTGACACCCTATCTGGCAGGTGTGCCTCGGGGCACGGGGGTGCTGGTGGAGTTCAGGGAGCTGGCCTTCCACCTGCACAGCCCCGGAGACCTGACAGCCCAGGAGAAGGACCAG contains:
- the LRRC14 gene encoding leucine-rich repeat-containing protein 14 isoform X2 produces the protein MVASLCARRPRNLPPGGRRRPPATGGARRGWRRGDAEAAGPGQPIRGAMGWQPMGGVNVIAARGGAGRGATCGEAGPAAVAAASAGPGDDPEAVLRMRCLAGAQSAAELTPRWPPARPSTMHTLVFLSTRQVLQCQSAACQALPLLPRELFPLLFKVAFMDKKTVVLRELVHTWPFPLLSFQQLLQECAHCSRALLQERPSTESMQAVILGLTARLHTPETEAGTQPLGRKHTLRVLDMTGLLDDGVEQDPGTMSMWDCTAAVARTCIAQQQGGTAEPGLAPVPVEVRVDLRVNRASYAFLREALRSSADSPLRLCCRDLRAEDLPMRNTVALLQLLDAGCLRRVDLRFNNLGLRGLSVIIPHVARFQHLASLRLHYVHGDSRQPSVDGEDNFRYFLAQMGRFTCLRELSMGSSLLSGRLDQLLSTLQSPLESLELAFCALLPEDLRFLARSPHAVHLKKLDLSGNDLSGSQLEPFQGLLQAAAATLLHLELTECQLADTQLLATLPVLTRCASLRYLGLYGNPLSMAGLKELLRDSVAQAELRTVVHPFPVDCYEGLPWPPPASVLLEASINEEKFARVEAELHQLLLASGRAHVLWTTDIYGRLAADYFSL
- the LRRC14 gene encoding leucine-rich repeat-containing protein 14 isoform X3 — translated: MRCLAGAQSAAELTPRWPPARPSTMHTLVFLSTRQVLQCQSAACQALPLLPRELFPLLFKVAFMDKKTVVLRELVHTWPFPLLSFQQLLQECAHCSRALLQERPSTESMQAVILGLTARLHTPETEAGTQPLGRKHTLRVLDMTGLLDDGVEQDPGTMSMWDCTAAVARTCIAQQQGGTAEPGLAPVPVEVRVDLRVNRASYAFLREALRSSADSPLRLCCRDLRAEDLPMRNTVALLQLLDAGCLRRVDLRFNNLGLRGLSVIIPHVARFQHLASLRLHYVHGDSRQPSVDGEDNFRYFLAQMGRFTCLRELSMGSSLLSGRLDQLLSTLQSPLESLELAFCALLPEDLRFLARSPHAVHLKKLDLSGNDLSGSQLEPFQGLLQAAAATLLHLELTECQLADTQLLATLPVLTRCASLRYLGLYGNPLSMAGLKELLRDSVAQAELRTVVHPFPVDCYEGLPWPPPASVLLEASINEEKFARVEAELHQLLLASGRAHVLWTTDIYGRLAADYFSL
- the RECQL4 gene encoding LOW QUALITY PROTEIN: ATP-dependent DNA helicase Q4 (The sequence of the model RefSeq protein was modified relative to this genomic sequence to represent the inferred CDS: deleted 2 bases in 1 codon), whose protein sequence is MERLRDVWERLQAWERAFRRRSGRLPGQEDVEAAPEETRALYREYRTLKEALGQAGGLGPHGSEQSVPAAAAEEMLEPSCWGPHLNRAATQSPHPPSRLSSQGSVQDYGKRLKANLKGSLQAGPALGQIPRLTRRSSSKMPSPGPPGTGAATISPEEVSEVPPQPPRPQLRPGRPQQLRASLSLRLGSLDPGWLQRCHNGTPDFLGVPRACQPCLGTEESQLLTPGVASVLGPSAGPEVPLQGPEAPTLPAAGISAGNSQPGTRQGKKRRWSGELEGSPAQTQKDSGQAGPLPAGAGAAAPAEDCPEQPVQAQPPSKPPAPRYHCPSPSSAALSRAMVGRAVGAVDLCVSSRLAVRDRGNYVRLNMKQKHYARGPASRGRLLRKQVWKQKWQKKRECFGGGQPRATAQDSCSPCGQLSHWASQCPQPGEEHTEPAGPELLVPTGQSVPKAPCPPPVPPLYPPGPLGQVVDTPAEVFQALEQLGHQAFYPLQERVVMRILSGMSTLLVLPTGAGKSLCYQLPALLYFRRSPCLTLVVSPLMSLMDNQVSGLPPGLKAVCIHSGMTKKQRDSALQKVRSAQVQVLMLSPEALVGAGGAALLTQLPLVAFACIDEAHCLSQWSHNFRPCYLRVCQVLRECMGIGCFLGLTATATRSTALDMARHLGVAEESILRGPGTIPANLHLSVSSDRDPDQALVTLLQSDRFRALDSVIVYCNRREDTERVSALLRTCLREARAPGSRGRAPEAVAEAYHAGMGGRERRRVQRAFMEGRLRVVVATVAFGMGLDRPDVRAVLHLGLPPSFESYVQAVGRAGRDGQPAHCHVFLRPQGEDLWELRRHVHANVIDFLAVKRLVQRVFPPCACTWQPPEQQGDESGERHSGRVLVATSPQDADHPGLEHTTRCPGHKRALPVQPTVQALDMPEEAIETLLCYLELHPQRWLKLLAPTYACCHLRCPGGPTQLQALARRCPPLAVCLARQCPKKTGGGSSSVELDVVELADSMGWELAPTRRALHQLRWDPEPGTGVPRGTGVLVEFRELAFHLHSPGDLTAQEKDQICDFLHGRVQAREREALARLHRTFRAFHSVAFPSCGPCLEQPDEARSGRLKALLSHYFEEELEAPGGVETEEDPEPGQARLQDWEDQIRRDIRHLLSSWPEQRFSGRAVARVFHGIGSPCYPAQVYGRDQRFWRKYLHLSFHALVHLATEEILLWGC